The following coding sequences lie in one Pseudarthrobacter phenanthrenivorans Sphe3 genomic window:
- a CDS encoding phosphodiesterase, giving the protein MEHIEAEHPRPRHFLLHLSDPHLTGGPNPLYGVVDSEARLIQLFDEVKASGARPEAVIFTGDLADKGDPEAYVKLRAIVEPACEELGAEVIWAMGNHDNRANFRTGLLDEPANDAPVDKSYFINGLRVITMDTSVPGFHHGELSDSQLDWLTRQLDTPAPDGTILALHHPPVPSVLDLSVLVELRDQASLEAVVRNSDVRTILAGHLHYSTTASFAGIPVSVASASCYTQDLNVPVGGTRGQDGGQAFNLVHVYEHTIVHSVVPMGRSTTVGEYVSPEETKHRLAAAGIRIPETAKPRSSAKIGLPTSH; this is encoded by the coding sequence ATGGAGCACATCGAGGCCGAGCATCCCCGGCCACGCCATTTCCTACTCCACCTGAGCGATCCCCACCTGACGGGAGGTCCGAACCCCCTCTACGGCGTTGTTGACAGCGAAGCGCGGCTCATCCAGCTCTTCGACGAAGTCAAAGCGTCCGGGGCCAGGCCGGAGGCCGTCATCTTCACCGGCGACCTCGCAGACAAGGGTGACCCCGAAGCCTACGTCAAACTGCGGGCCATCGTTGAGCCCGCGTGCGAGGAACTCGGCGCGGAGGTCATCTGGGCCATGGGGAACCACGACAACCGGGCTAACTTCCGCACTGGCCTATTGGACGAACCCGCCAATGACGCCCCCGTGGACAAGAGCTACTTCATCAACGGACTGCGCGTCATCACCATGGACACGTCCGTCCCCGGTTTCCACCATGGCGAGCTCAGCGACTCCCAGCTGGACTGGCTGACCCGTCAGCTGGACACGCCGGCCCCGGATGGCACCATCCTGGCGCTGCACCATCCGCCCGTACCGTCCGTCCTGGATCTTTCCGTCCTTGTTGAACTGCGGGACCAGGCCTCGCTGGAAGCGGTGGTCCGCAATTCGGACGTCCGCACCATCCTCGCCGGCCACCTGCACTATTCGACGACGGCGAGCTTCGCCGGCATCCCCGTGTCCGTGGCCTCAGCCAGTTGCTATACCCAGGACCTCAACGTTCCCGTTGGCGGCACCAGAGGACAGGACGGCGGGCAAGCCTTCAACCTGGTCCACGTGTACGAGCACACGATCGTGCACTCGGTGGTTCCCATGGGCAGGTCGACGACGGTAGGGGAGTACGTCTCCCCGGAAGAGACAAAGCATCGGCTGGCCGCCGCCGGGATCCGGATACCGGAAACTGCCAAACCCCGGAGCAGCGCGAAGATAGGCCTGCCCACCAGCCACTGA
- a CDS encoding glutathione peroxidase has protein sequence MNNFPRTQPVTPLYPIPLTLNDGTATDFGRFEGKVVLVVNVASNCGFTPQYAGLEALYEKFRDRGFEVLGVPCNQFAGQEPGSDSDIAEFCERNFGVTFALTVKADVRGRNQHPLYGELTKFKTGLLPGLVKWNFEKFLVSRHGEVVGRFAPTVEPDSAEIIDAIEKELG, from the coding sequence ATGAACAACTTTCCGAGGACGCAGCCTGTGACACCCTTGTACCCGATCCCACTGACCCTGAACGACGGAACCGCGACTGATTTCGGCAGGTTCGAGGGCAAAGTGGTGCTGGTGGTCAACGTGGCGTCCAACTGTGGTTTTACGCCGCAGTACGCGGGGCTCGAGGCACTGTACGAAAAGTTCAGGGACCGCGGGTTTGAGGTCCTGGGCGTCCCCTGCAACCAGTTCGCGGGGCAGGAGCCCGGAAGTGACAGCGACATCGCCGAGTTCTGCGAGCGGAACTTCGGTGTGACGTTCGCCCTCACGGTCAAGGCCGACGTCCGCGGCAGGAACCAGCACCCGCTCTACGGGGAGCTCACCAAGTTTAAGACCGGGCTGCTTCCCGGACTGGTCAAGTGGAACTTCGAAAAGTTCCTGGTCAGCCGGCACGGCGAGGTGGTGGGCCGCTTCGCTCCCACCGTGGAGCCGGACTCGGCAGAGATCATCGACGCGATCGAAAAAGAACTCGGCTGA